The region GCGCAACGCCGCCGCGTTCGGCGGCGACCCCTCCAACGTCACCGCGATGGGCGGCTCGGCGGGCGGGCTGAGCATCTGCGCGCACCTGAGCAACGGCGTGGCGCCGGAGCTCTTCTCCCGGGCGATCATCCAGAGCGGTCCCTGCGCGGCCCCGTTCCGCACCCGGGAGCAGGCCGGCACCGAGAGCGCGGCGCTGCGCGCGGCGCTCGGCTGCGACGGCCCGGACGCGGCGGCGTGCCTGCGGAATGCCCCGGCCGACCGCGTCGTCCGGGCACAGACGGGTCTCACCTGGTCGCCCACCGTCGGTGACCGCGTCGTTCCCAGACAGCCCGCGGACGTTTTCGCCGAAGGCGGCATCGCCCCGGTCGACCTGCTCGTCGGCAGCAACCTCGACGAGGGGCGGTTCGCGGTCGGGATGAACCACGACGGCAAGGGCGAGCCGGTCACCGCCGAGCAGTACCCGCGACTCGTGCGCGAGCAGTACGGCGCCGTGGCCGACCGCGTCCTGCGACGCTATCCGCTGAGCGGGTTCGAGACGCCCAGCATCGCGCTCGCCACCGTCCAGACCGACTACACCTCGACCTTCCCGCCGTACTCGGTCTGCCCCACGTTGTGGACCGAGCAGCAGGCGAGCGGGAAGAACCCGGTGTACGCCTTCGAGTTCGCCGACCGCACCGCGCCGCCGCCCGAGGTGATCCCCGGTTTCCCCGCGGGCGCGCAGCACGCTTCCGAACTGCAGTACCTGTTCGGCTATTCGGGAGCCGGGGCCCCGCTGGACCCGACCCAGCGCGCGCTCGGCGACCTCATGATCGAGTACTGGACCTCGTTCGCGCGCACGGGCACTCCCCGCGCGGCCAACGGCCCCGAGTGGCCGAGGTTCCGGTCCGCCACCGACGTGCTCGCGTTCGGCGACGGCGGGGTCCGCACCGTCGACCTCGACCAGGAGCACCAGTGCGGGTTCTGGCGGGAAGTCGCCGGCTGAGCCGGGTCCCGCGGAGGCGAACGTCCGACACACGAGGAGGAAGCGGTGGATACAGGGGAGAAGCTCGCATCCGGTGCGGAGCCACCGGAGAGCAGACCGGTCGGGCCCGGCGTGCACGTCCGGGTCCTGGGCGCGGAGGCGCCGGTGCCCGCCGACGACTACGGTTCGACGCTGCTGGCCGACTTCACCGACGTCTACCGCCGGGGAGCCGACGGCTGGAGTCGTGAGCAGGCGATGCGCGAGACCCTCCGGTTCGTCGTCGAGGCCCTGGGCGGCGAGGTCGCCGGCCGGACGGTGCTCGACGTCGGATGCGGTGTGGGAGTCGACGTCGAGCGCATGGCCGAGATGGGTGCGCGGCCCACGGGGCTGGACCTGGTCCGGTCGGCGGAATGGGATCGGATCACCGCCGAGAACCCGGCGGCCGGTTTCGTGCAGGGCGATCTGGTGGAGCTGTTCCACCGCGGGGCGCTCGCGGTGGGCACCTTCGACGCGGTGCTCGACAACGGCTGCATGCACCACCAGCACCCGGACCGCGTCGGGCTGTTCTTCGACGCGGTGCGCGGTGTCCTGCACGCCGACGGCGTCCTGGTCACCTCGGTGTTCGGCGCGGCGAAGGACAAGCGCGGCGCGCTCATGCGCAACGAGGCCCGCCGCCTGTTCCGCGACTTCACCCGCGACGAACTGGTCGAGCTGGGCCAGGCGCACGGGTTCGTGGCGGAGTCGGTGCACGAGGTGCCCCGCGACGACGGGCTCGCCTACTACGTGGGCGTCCTGCGGCCGCAGCGGAAAGGGGCGGCATGACCCGGCTGCTGCTCGTCTACCACAGCCGCACGGGCACCCACCGGCGGCTGGCGGAGTGGGCGGCGCGCAGCGCCGAGCGGCGGGGCGCCGAGGTCAGGGTGCGCCAGGTGCCCGCGCTGCCGGGGGATGCCGTCGGTGACGCCGGCATCCCCGTGGCCGAGCTCGACGATCTGCGGTGGGCGCAGGCGGTGATCTTCGGCAGCCCCACGCACTTCGGCAGCCCGACGGCGACCTTCAAGCGGTTCCTGGACTCGACCTCGCCGCTGTGGCTCAACAACGAGCTGCGCCGGCTGGTGGTGGGCGCGATGTCGAGCTCCCGCAGCAGGCGCGGCGGCCGGGACAGCACGGTGCTGACCATCCAGCGCAGCGTGCTGCACTGGGGCGCCACGGTCGTCACGGGTTTCCGGTCGCCGTCCAACGAGCTGAGTCCGTACGGGGTTTCGGTGAGCCTGCAGGCAGCGGCTCCCGAGCCCGCCGTGGTCGGCGCCGTAGACGCGTTCGTGGAGTCGGTGATCTCGGTGGCGGCCGACCTCAACGGCGTCCGCCGGGTGCGGTGTCCGACGATCGCGCTGGTCGCCGACGCGGTCGACGCCGACCTCGCCGGCCTCGCCGACGTGGTGGCCGCGGCGGTGGCCGCCGACGGCGCGTCGGTGGTCCGGCTCGGCACCGAGGCCGCGTGCGACCCGGACCGGCTCACCGGCATCGACGCCGTCGCGGTCGGCGCCACGGTGCGGGTGGGGCTGCCCGACGTGCGGGTGGTCGCGATGCTGCAGGAGTGGGGCGGCAGCGGTAAGAAAGGCCCGCTCGCCGGGATGCCCGCGACCGGCTTCGTGCTGACCACGGCCGAGGAGGACGGTGCCGAGGCGGGCGTCCTGGCGCTCTACACCTCGCTCATGCACGCGGGTGCGGTCATCGTGCCCTCCGGGCGGCCGGACGAGCCGGTGCTCGGCGGCGCGGGCAACCCGTACGGCACCAGCCTGGCAGGCGGAGCGAGCACGGCGAGCTGGGCGGCCGCGCACACCGAGGCCGCCGACCACATGCGCAGGCTCGTGCGGGTGGCGGGCAGGCTGGGCCGCTCCGAGGCGGTGTGACGGGGCGGACGGTCGTTTCCCCGTCGGAGGAGGGAATGGCGATGTTCTTCCCAGGTGCGGAGCCGTCGGCGGCGGTGAGCGCGGTCCTCGACGAGGTCCGCCGGGGCGGCCGGGCGAGCCTGCTGCTGGAGGGCGTGCGCGGAGCGGGCAAGACCACCCTGCTGGAGGCCGCCGCGGAGCGGGCGCGCGGGCTCGGTCTCGACGTCGTCCGGCTGCCGGTGCCGACCGAGGAGCGCGACGCCGGTCGCCGGGGGCGGCGCGGCACGGATGTCGAGGCGTTCGACCCTCCGGCCGGGAAGCCCCTGCGGGACGGGCGGCTGGTCGTGCTGGCCGACGACCTGCACCGCATGGACACCGCGGCCCTGCACTGCCTGAGCCACCTGTTGACCAGGCACGACCACGGATCGGTCGCGGTCGTGGCCACCGCCGCGCACGGCGACTACGGACGCGACCCCAGCGCTTTCAACGATGCCGTGGCGCGGTTCCGGCGTCGTGCGGAGCTGCGCCCGCTGACCCGGGCGGCGGTGGCCGAGACCGCCACGCGCGTGCTCGGGCAGCGGTGCCGGCGCGGCTTCGCCGAGGAATGCCTGCGCCACACCGGAGGAAACCCGCTGTACCTGCGATTGCTGTTGGAGGAGCTGAGGATTCGCGGTGTCGCGCCGGTGGACGGCTCGGTCGGTGACCTCACGAGCGCGGCGGTGCCTGCGATCGCTGACGTGCTTCCGGTACGCGGGCCGGGATTCGAACCCGAGGCCGTGGCCGTGGTCAACGCCGTGGCGTTGCTGCAACCGAACGCCGCGGTGGACCTGGTGGCCCAGTTGGTCCGGCTCGACGACCTGTGGGTCGCCGACACCCTCGACCGGCTCCTGCGGCAGCGGTTCCTGACCCGCCGCGGCGCGGGCTACGAACTGGACCCGCCGGTCGTGCGCGCGGCGGTGCTGGCGCGGATGTCCGCGGATGCGCGGGACGAAGGCCACACGCGCGCAGCCGAGCTGCTGTACGCGCAAGGTGCCGACGCCGAGGTCGTCGCCGCCCACCTGCTCAGGATCCAGCGGCGGGGGATGGCCTGCTGGGCGTGCCGCGTGCTGCGCGAGTGCGCGGTCAACGCCATCGCGCGCGGTGACGGGGAGGAGGCCGACCGGTACCTGCAGCACGCCCTCGAGCAGTGCACCGGGCAGTGCCGCGCCGACATCCTGCGCGAGCTGGGGAAGCTGGCGCTCGGTGCGCGACCCGACGCGGCGCCGGGATACCTGTCCGAGGCGTTGTGGCACTGCGCGTCACCGCGTGAGCGAGCCGAGATCCGCGGCGCGCTGGCCAACTCGCTGTACCTGTCCGGCGATGTCGGCGCGGCCACACGCGTGCTGCAGGACGGAGTCGCCGAGGCCGAACCGTCCGATGTGCACGGCGCTGCCGCGCTGCGCGAGGAACTCCGGCTGTTCACGACTCTCGCAGGGCGGGCTGAAAGTGTTGCGCCGGCATCGGGCGACAACTCCGCCGTGGCAGGTGAACCGGGGCCGGGTGGCTCGTCGGCGGGGCGCGGCGCGCTGGTGAACGCGGCGCTGCACCGGTACTGGCGCGGGCACGACCGCGGCGAGTCGGCACGTCTCGCCGAGCGCGCGATCGAGCACGGGCCGCAGGACCACGTCGCGACGCTCGCGGTGCCGTTGTTGCTGCTGGCACGCGCGGGTGAGAACGACGCCGCGCTGCGGGCGTGCCGGCGGACGGTGGACGAGGCGCGTGCGCGCGGCGCGGTGCTCGTGGAGGCGTCGGCGCTGGCGGTACGCGCCGAGATCGCCTACCGCGCCGGGGAACTCGATGAATGCCGGCAAGACGCCGTAGCCGCGCTCACCACTCTGCTGGCCCGCCACCCGGCGGGGCACCCGCCCGAGCTCGGGGTCGCGCTGGATGCCTTGACGGGCGCGCTGCTGGAAGCCGGAGAAGGCGCCGAGGCCCAGCGCTGGCTGGACCGCGCGGGCATGAACGGCCGGATTCCCGATCGGATGGCCTTCCACGGCCTGCTGGCCCAGCGCGGCAGGCTGCGCATCGAACTCGGGGACCGCGAGGCCGGAATGGCGGACCTGCGGGAATGCGGCCGGCGCATGCGGTCCGGTCCGCACAACCCGACGGCGGCGCGGTGGCGGTCGGAGCTCGCACTGGCCGTTGCCCGAGCCGGCGGGCACGCCGAGGCCGTGGAGCTGGCCGAAACCGAGCTGGAGCAGGCGAGGAAGTGGGGCGCGCCGGAGGAGATCGGCCGCGCGCTGCGGGCTTCGGCGGCGGTGGTCTCCGGGGCCGAGCGGGAGGCGAGGCTGGCCGAGGCGGTGGAGGTGCTCGCCGCGTCGAGCGCCCGGGTCGCCTGGGCCCACGCGCTGTGCGACCTCGGTGTGGTGTTGCGGGAACTGGGCCGCTGGAAGGAGTCCCGCTCCCGGCTGCGCGCCGCGCTGGCGCTGGCGGAGCGCTGCGGCGCGGCGGTGCTGGCCGGCCGGGCGACGCGGGAGCTGGTCACCTCGGGCGCACGGCTGCGCCGCGTCACCGAGATCGGCGTCGAAGCGCTCACCGCCGCGGAGATCCGCGTGGCCGTGATGGCGGCCGAAGGCCGGAGCAACCGCCAGATCGCCGAGGAGCTCTACGTGTCCCGGCGCACGGTGGAGACCCACCTCAGCCGCGTGTACCAGAAACTCGACATACCCGGCCGATTCGCCCTGGACAGCGCGGTCCTGGCGGGTCTGGTGCAAGAGGACGCGGCAGAAGGCCCGGCAGCGCTGGGGACGGGTTGACCTCGGCGCCGCGACCGACTGGTGTCGAACACCGGTTTGGTCCGGCCGCGGCTCGCGGCCCGGATCGTTACTCCGCCGGGTGGCGATCGACGTGCCGCTGTCGGACCCCGCGGTTACCGTCGCGCCTGGACGACCAAGAGCTGGGGGAGCGATGACCGAGCTGACCACTGCCCAACCCGCGGGTACACCGACCTGGATCGACCTCGGTATTCCGGACCTCGACCGCGCGATGACCTTCTACGGCGCGCTGTTCGGCTGGGAGTTCGACGTGGGGCCGGAGGAGACGGGTCGCTACACCATGTGCCTGCTGCGAGGGTTGCCGGTGGCGGCGATGATGCCGAACCCGGACCCGGGCGCCACAAACTTCTGGTGGAACGTCTACTTCGCCACCGACGACTGCGACGCCACCGCCGCCAGGGCCGAGAGCGCGGGCGGCTCGCTGCCGGCCTCCCCGATGGACGTGATGCAGTACGGGCGGATGGCGATCGTCAAGGATCCGTCCGGTGCGCAGTTCGGGCTGTGGCAGGCGGGGACGCACATCGGCAGCCGGATCGTCAACGAGCCGAACGCGCTGCTGCGCAACGACCTCGTCACCGCCGAGCCCGACATCGCGCGCGAGTTCTACGCAACGGTGTTCGGCTACTCGGTGGTCCGCAACCCCGACCTGCCCGACCTCGACTTCACTTTCCTGCAACGGCCCGACGGTCACGAGATCGGCGGTGTCCTCGGTGATGCCGGCGCCGAGACCTCCCGCTGGGACACCCTGTTCCAGGTCGACGACGCCGACGCGGCCGCACGGCTCGCCGTCGAGGCAGGCGGGCGCGCGAGCGAGCCCACGGACATGATCTACGGGCGGCTCGTCGACATCACCGACCCGTTCGGCACGCGGTTCCAGGTGGGCTCGCCGAAGAAGAGCTGAGCCCGGCCCGGTTCGGCAGCGCCGCCCGCGCGGGTCGCGCTGCCGGCGGCCGGAATCCGGTGCACGCGCCTCGGCGGTCCGGCACGAGGAGCGGTGCGGACCACGGGTCGCCGCCGTGCGGGCGGAGCGCCCCGCCGCACTGCGACGACGTCATGGAGGCACCGAGTCGGAGTGGTTGGCGCCGGTGGCGCTGATCGCCGCCACGATCACGACCGGGCTCATCGCCGGGTTGTTCTACGCATTCGCGTGTTCGGTGATGCCCGCGCTGCGCGGCACGGACGCCCGGACGTTCATCGACGTCATGCAGCGCGTCAACAGGGCCATCCTCAACGGGTGGTTCGCCGCCGCATTCGCCGGTGCGTTCCTGCTGACCGCGCAGGCCGCGGTGCTGCACATCGGCGAAGGCCCGATAGCGTCCTGGCCGCGCTGCTGCTGCACGGCGCGATGCTGGCGATCACCTTCGTGGTCAACGTGCCGCTGAACAACCAGCTCGACGCCGTCGGTGACCCGTCTGTGCGCGCCGCCCCGAGGCGGTGCGCAGCCGCTTCGAGCGGCGGTGGGTGCGCTGGAACGTGGTGCGCGCGGTGACGTCGACGGCCGCGCTCGGCTGCCTGGCCACCGTGCTCGCCGTCGTGTCCTGACCACCTGACGGCGCTGGCAGCCGAACCGCCCGGCGCTGTCGGGGGCAGCGCCGGGCGGTTCGGCACCACCGGTCGGCTACTCGGCTTCGGAGGGCTTGATCGCGAGCACCGGAACCGGCGAGTCGAGCAGCAGGCGTTGGCTGATGCTTCCCAGCAGTGCCTTGCCCACCGGTGAGCGGCGTCGGATCCCGATGACGAGCCGGTCGACGGACCGGGTCCGGATCTCGTCGAGGACCGCATCGGCCGGGTCGCGGTCGGGCAGCCCCTCGCGGTCGAGGACCGTGACGCTCAGACCCGGCGGGAACTCCGGTGCCGCGAGGTCGGTCAGCGCGAGGTTGACCACGACCAGTTCGGTGTCGAGGCGTTGTGCCTCGGCGACCGCGGCGTCGAGGGCCGCGCGGCCTTCCACGCTGTCGGGAACCGCAACCATGATCGTCATATCTGTGACCTCCGTGTGGGGCGGGTTGGTCAGGAGTGCTGGAGCCGGATCTCGTCCTCGAACTCCTCGAGGGTCTTGCCGCGGGTTTCCGGCACCATGGTGGCGACGAAGACGATGCCGAGCACCCCGATGACGGCGAAGACGAAGAACGTCGGGGCGATGCCCACGGCGGCCATGGCCGGCGGGAAGCCGAAGGTGACGCCCGCGTTGGCCATCCACAGCACGAACACGCTCAGTCCCATGGCGAAGCTGCGGATCTTGAGCGGGAACATCTCGGAGAGCATCAGCCACACCAGCGGCCCGAGGGTGCCCTGCATCGAGAACACGAAGGCCACCACGAAGACCAGGATGATGTAGGGCTTGGCCGGCATGCTGTCGGGCAGGAACATCGCCGAGGCCCCGACCAGGACGTGGAACACGGAGATCAGCGTGAACCCGCCGATCAGCATGGTGCGCCGGTTGATCTTGTTGATCAGCATGATGCCCACGGTGACGCCCAGGACGCTGAACAGGCCGTTGGCGGTGTTGGCGATGATCGCGCCGTTGCTGGAGAAACCGGAGTCCTTCAGCAGCTGGGTCCCGTAGTACATGATCGAGTTGATTCCGGTCAGCTGCTGGAAGATGCCCAGCACCGCGCCGATGACGACCAGCCTGCGGATCCACGGCACCGCCAGGTCGGACCAGCCGCCGGTCTGCGCCTGCCGCTCCTCCCGCACCAGCGCGTGCACCTCGGCCATCTCGGCCTCCGCGCGCTCGGGGGAACGCACCTGCTTGAGCACCGCCAGCGCCTCGCCGTCGCGGTCCTGGGAGGACAGCCACCGCGGGCTCTCCGGCATTCGAAGCATCCCGATCAGCAGCGCGATCGCGGGCAGGACCGCGACCACGAGCATGTAGCGCCACACCGACTCGTGCTGGCCCCACACGTTCATGATGACCGCGTTGACGACGAAGGCCGCGAACTGCCCCGTCACGATCATGACCTCGTTGCGCGTGACCAGGCTGCCGCGCTTCTCGGTCGGTGCCACTTCGGCGAGGTAGACCGGAACGGTGGCCGACGCACCGCCGACGGCGAGCCCCAGGACGAACCGGAACAGCGCCAGCACGGGCCAGACCGGCGCCAGCGCGCATCCGATCGTCCCGACGATGAAGATCACGGCGAGCATGAGGATGTTGTGCTTGCGGCCGTAGCGGTCGGCGAGCTTCCCGCCGACCGCGGCGCCCAGCGCGGCCCCGAAGATCAGGATGCTCACCACGAAGCCCTCGGTGACCGCCGTGAGCCCCAGGTCGGACTTCATCGGGTCCACCGCGCCGTTGATGACGCCGGTGTCGTAGCCGAACAGCAACCCGCCGAACGTGGCGACGAACGCAACCAAGCCCAGGCGCCTGGAATGCGGACCGGGGTGGTCGACTGGTAGCGGTGTGTGCGGGTGTGTGGTCGGGTTGCTGCTCATCAGCACAAACCTCCGTCATTGGGGGTGTTGTGGGGTTGTTCGTCGAGGGCGGTGGCGGGCGCCGCCGCGGCGCCCGCCGTGGACTCACCAGTACTTCCGCAGGTATTCGTCGATCTTGTCGCGCATGTTCGCAGTGGACTCGCGGGCGCGGTCCTCCCAGGCGAAGACGCAGGAGACGAGGATCCCGTCGAAGCCGTTGTCCTTGAGGCTGACGAAGAACTCGTCCCAGTCG is a window of Saccharopolyspora erythraea NRRL 2338 DNA encoding:
- a CDS encoding sugar porter family MFS transporter; the protein is MSSNPTTHPHTPLPVDHPGPHSRRLGLVAFVATFGGLLFGYDTGVINGAVDPMKSDLGLTAVTEGFVVSILIFGAALGAAVGGKLADRYGRKHNILMLAVIFIVGTIGCALAPVWPVLALFRFVLGLAVGGASATVPVYLAEVAPTEKRGSLVTRNEVMIVTGQFAAFVVNAVIMNVWGQHESVWRYMLVVAVLPAIALLIGMLRMPESPRWLSSQDRDGEALAVLKQVRSPERAEAEMAEVHALVREERQAQTGGWSDLAVPWIRRLVVIGAVLGIFQQLTGINSIMYYGTQLLKDSGFSSNGAIIANTANGLFSVLGVTVGIMLINKINRRTMLIGGFTLISVFHVLVGASAMFLPDSMPAKPYIILVFVVAFVFSMQGTLGPLVWLMLSEMFPLKIRSFAMGLSVFVLWMANAGVTFGFPPAMAAVGIAPTFFVFAVIGVLGIVFVATMVPETRGKTLEEFEDEIRLQHS
- a CDS encoding ATP-binding protein, giving the protein MFFPGAEPSAAVSAVLDEVRRGGRASLLLEGVRGAGKTTLLEAAAERARGLGLDVVRLPVPTEERDAGRRGRRGTDVEAFDPPAGKPLRDGRLVVLADDLHRMDTAALHCLSHLLTRHDHGSVAVVATAAHGDYGRDPSAFNDAVARFRRRAELRPLTRAAVAETATRVLGQRCRRGFAEECLRHTGGNPLYLRLLLEELRIRGVAPVDGSVGDLTSAAVPAIADVLPVRGPGFEPEAVAVVNAVALLQPNAAVDLVAQLVRLDDLWVADTLDRLLRQRFLTRRGAGYELDPPVVRAAVLARMSADARDEGHTRAAELLYAQGADAEVVAAHLLRIQRRGMACWACRVLRECAVNAIARGDGEEADRYLQHALEQCTGQCRADILRELGKLALGARPDAAPGYLSEALWHCASPRERAEIRGALANSLYLSGDVGAATRVLQDGVAEAEPSDVHGAAALREELRLFTTLAGRAESVAPASGDNSAVAGEPGPGGSSAGRGALVNAALHRYWRGHDRGESARLAERAIEHGPQDHVATLAVPLLLLARAGENDAALRACRRTVDEARARGAVLVEASALAVRAEIAYRAGELDECRQDAVAALTTLLARHPAGHPPELGVALDALTGALLEAGEGAEAQRWLDRAGMNGRIPDRMAFHGLLAQRGRLRIELGDREAGMADLRECGRRMRSGPHNPTAARWRSELALAVARAGGHAEAVELAETELEQARKWGAPEEIGRALRASAAVVSGAEREARLAEAVEVLAASSARVAWAHALCDLGVVLRELGRWKESRSRLRAALALAERCGAAVLAGRATRELVTSGARLRRVTEIGVEALTAAEIRVAVMAAEGRSNRQIAEELYVSRRTVETHLSRVYQKLDIPGRFALDSAVLAGLVQEDAAEGPAALGTG
- a CDS encoding carboxylesterase/lipase family protein, whose product is MLEHVSWRRVSVAAAAAAVVAVTSAVTGSASPRAGADPSAVTIDSGQIVGAVTEDHRSFLGIPYAAPPVGELRWHAPEPPAPWTEPLDARTLPDACPQPDDPAQNEDCLKLNVTTPLPAGRAALPVVVWFHGGAFFRGAGGQYDPARMAVAGDVVVVTVNYRLGALGFLADDALGTTANFGLQDQIAALEWVRRNAAAFGGDPSNVTAMGGSAGGLSICAHLSNGVAPELFSRAIIQSGPCAAPFRTREQAGTESAALRAALGCDGPDAAACLRNAPADRVVRAQTGLTWSPTVGDRVVPRQPADVFAEGGIAPVDLLVGSNLDEGRFAVGMNHDGKGEPVTAEQYPRLVREQYGAVADRVLRRYPLSGFETPSIALATVQTDYTSTFPPYSVCPTLWTEQQASGKNPVYAFEFADRTAPPPEVIPGFPAGAQHASELQYLFGYSGAGAPLDPTQRALGDLMIEYWTSFARTGTPRAANGPEWPRFRSATDVLAFGDGGVRTVDLDQEHQCGFWREVAG
- a CDS encoding class I SAM-dependent methyltransferase, translated to MDTGEKLASGAEPPESRPVGPGVHVRVLGAEAPVPADDYGSTLLADFTDVYRRGADGWSREQAMRETLRFVVEALGGEVAGRTVLDVGCGVGVDVERMAEMGARPTGLDLVRSAEWDRITAENPAAGFVQGDLVELFHRGALAVGTFDAVLDNGCMHHQHPDRVGLFFDAVRGVLHADGVLVTSVFGAAKDKRGALMRNEARRLFRDFTRDELVELGQAHGFVAESVHEVPRDDGLAYYVGVLRPQRKGAA
- a CDS encoding universal stress protein, with the translated sequence MTIMVAVPDSVEGRAALDAAVAEAQRLDTELVVVNLALTDLAAPEFPPGLSVTVLDREGLPDRDPADAVLDEIRTRSVDRLVIGIRRRSPVGKALLGSISQRLLLDSPVPVLAIKPSEAE
- a CDS encoding VOC family protein; this translates as MTELTTAQPAGTPTWIDLGIPDLDRAMTFYGALFGWEFDVGPEETGRYTMCLLRGLPVAAMMPNPDPGATNFWWNVYFATDDCDATAARAESAGGSLPASPMDVMQYGRMAIVKDPSGAQFGLWQAGTHIGSRIVNEPNALLRNDLVTAEPDIAREFYATVFGYSVVRNPDLPDLDFTFLQRPDGHEIGGVLGDAGAETSRWDTLFQVDDADAAARLAVEAGGRASEPTDMIYGRLVDITDPFGTRFQVGSPKKS
- a CDS encoding flavodoxin family protein; amino-acid sequence: MTRLLLVYHSRTGTHRRLAEWAARSAERRGAEVRVRQVPALPGDAVGDAGIPVAELDDLRWAQAVIFGSPTHFGSPTATFKRFLDSTSPLWLNNELRRLVVGAMSSSRSRRGGRDSTVLTIQRSVLHWGATVVTGFRSPSNELSPYGVSVSLQAAAPEPAVVGAVDAFVESVISVAADLNGVRRVRCPTIALVADAVDADLAGLADVVAAAVAADGASVVRLGTEAACDPDRLTGIDAVAVGATVRVGLPDVRVVAMLQEWGGSGKKGPLAGMPATGFVLTTAEEDGAEAGVLALYTSLMHAGAVIVPSGRPDEPVLGGAGNPYGTSLAGGASTASWAAAHTEAADHMRRLVRVAGRLGRSEAV